The following are encoded together in the Oncorhynchus masou masou isolate Uvic2021 chromosome 5, UVic_Omas_1.1, whole genome shotgun sequence genome:
- the LOC135529955 gene encoding snake venom metalloprotease inhibitor 02A10-like, whose protein sequence is MHPKPRQYKLLMHPKPRQYKLLMHPKPRQYKLLTHPKPRQYKLLMHPKPRQQYKLLMHPTSKPRQYKLLMHPKPRQYKLLMHPKPRQYKLLMHPKPRHPVEKPRQYKLLTHPKPRQQYKLLMHPKPRQYKLLTHPKPRQYKLLMHPKPRQYKLLMHPKPRQYKLLMHPKPRQYKLLTHPKPRQQYKLLMHPKPRQYKLLMHPKPRQYKLLMHPKPRQYKLLMHPKPRQYKLLMHPKPRQYKLLMHPKPRQYKLLMHPKPRQYKL, encoded by the exons ATGCATCCTAAACCCAGGCAGTACAAGCTGTTGATGCATCCTAAACCCAGGCAGTACAAGCTGTTGATGCATCCTAAACCCAGGCAGTACAAGCTGTTGACGCATCCTAAACCCAGGCAGTACAAGCTGCTGATGCATCCTAAACCCAGGCA GCAGTACAAGCTGTTGATGCATCCTACATCTAAACCCAGGCAGTACAAGCTGTTGATGCATCCTAAACCCAGGCAGTACAAGCTGTTGATGCATCCTAAACCCAGGCAGTACAAGCTGTTGATGCATCCTAAACCCAGGCATCCTGTTGAAAAACCCAGGCAGTACAAGCTGTTGACGCATCCTAAACCTAGGCA GCAGTACAAGCTGTTGATGCATCCTAAACCCAGGCAGTACAAGCTGTTGACGCATCCTAAACCCAGGCAGTACAAGCTGCTGATGCATCCTAAACCCAGGCAGTACAAGCTGTTGATGCATCCTAAACCCAGGCAGTACAAGCTGTTGATGCATCCTAAACCCAGGCAGTACAAGCTGTTGACGCATCCTAAACCCAGGCA GCAGTACAAGCTGTTGATGCATCCTAAACCCAGGCAGTACAAGCTGTTGATGCATCCTAAACCCAGGCAGTACAAGCTGTTGATGCATCCTAAACCCAGGCAGTACAAGCTGTTGATGCATCCTAAACCCAGGCAGTACAAGCTGTTGATGCATCCTAAACCCAGGCAGTACAAGCTGTTGATGCATCCTAAACCCAGGCAGTACAAGCTGTTGATGCATCCTAAACCCAGGCAGTACAAGCTGTGA